The Syntrophotalea acetylenivorans genome contains the following window.
CAAACCGGCCGTGCTCAGGGAATGCAATTGATGGATCAGGCGATTCAGGACTTACTCTCCGAAGGGAGAATTAGCCGCGAAGAAGCTTATAAATACGCTACCAACAAGTCGTTGTTTCAGGAAGGTTGAGAACTGTTATGAACGATCAAAAAATTACTAAAAATCGCCGAAGTGTTTCATTCACTCTTGCCGATGGTAGTAACGTGGAAGGTTATGTCTTTCTCAGTCTTTACGAGGCGTGCCACGAAGGACCACAAAGAGTAGGCGATTTGTTGAACAACGTAGAGACCTTTGTCCCGGTAGACACGTCCAGCGGAATGCTTCATCTGAATATTGGCAACATCATTGCCGCCTATACGCCGCTTTCGGAAGAGAAAAGTGATCTTATGACCCTTGGCGCGAAACATAAGGTGCAGATAACCACATCTCTTGGATCGGTCATTGACGGGGAGATCTTTGTCAATCTCCCCCATGAACGCAATCGAGTTAGTGATTATCTTAATCAAGGAGAGCGATTCTTCCGTATTTTTTTGGCTGAAAAAATAGTATATATTGGGTCCGGATATATCGTCACCGTAAGGGATTGACCCGAAAATTCGGTGTTTTAAGTTTCGTATAGTTGGGGACTAGTTTTGCAATTAAGAGCCATTGTTATCGATGACGATGAGGCATGCCGCTTATTGTTGGTCCAGATGCTGAAAAGAAGAGGTTACGAAGTTTTCAGTTTGCCAAGCCCAGAGGCATGCCCTGTATTTAAAGATTCAGAGTGTACTTGTCCACAAGAGGCTGCCTGCGGCGATTTTTTACTTACAGACAATCAAATGCCGGGTATAACCGGTCTAGAATTTGTCGCTCGCCAAGTACAGGCTGGTTGCAAAGGGGATGTTTCCAACAAAGCCGTGCTTTCAGGCACTTGGAGTCAAGAGGAATTGTGGCAGGCTCAACAACTCGGATGTAAGGTTTTTGACAAACCCTACCGAACCGGGGAGATTGAAGCTTGGCTCGATGCCCGGGAAAAACTTATCCCGAAGGATAGAAGGCTTCTCGATGCTGAAACTTTTACTGTGGTTGGTCGCGATAAATCTTGAAGTCAGTTGTCAGGCATCAAGTCCGCCATATTCTGGAACGTATTGTTGACCTTGTTACCCATGATGGCGATGGCAATAATACAGACAATGATGATCAATGCCAGCATTACTGCGTATTCAGTAGCGGTTGCACCTTCTTCACTTTGAATGAAATCACCATAATTCAAGGATATTTTTGACATAATGAAGACTCCTGATAATCATGAGAGGCTTTTCTGCGAAGACGATAATCTTTTCATTCAGCGTATCCACTTTTCAGGGTATGTCAAGTAGCCTAAAAACTGTATATCTTGTTGGTTTGACTTAACAATTTCATATACAAACAACCGTATGGTGGCTCTATGATTTTTGAAAGTCCGTCCAGGTTTAAGGGCCCTCTTGTTTTTTTCTATATATTTATTCTGCTGATACTTGCTTCCTGTGGACGGCCTCCGATCCCTTCGCCTCCAGTACCACCTGTAATACCCCCGCCGATTGAACCATTGCAATCAGTAACCTGGCAAGATGTGCCCGACTGGAACAGCGAAGATTTGCGGCCTGCTTTGCAAACCTTTATCATCAGCAGTCCTTCCCTGAAAAGAGACCCACAATGGCAAGCCGTCTGTGACGAAGCGCTGCAGGTTAATGCTACGGACGAAGAAGCCGTCCGCCGTTTTTTTGAAACCCGGTTTGTTCCGCACCGTGTGAACAACTCAGACGGAACGGACCGTGGGGTAATTACCGGTTATTACGTTCCCGATTTGCAGGGTAGCCGCACTCCTGACGAAAGTTACCGTTATCCTGTGTTGGCCGTTCCCGATGATCTGCTGATTGTCGAACTGGGCGCCCTTTATCCGGACCTGAAGGGGCGCCGTTTGCGGGGTAGGCTCGAGGGCAGGAAGGTTGTTCCTTACTGGAGTCGGGCTGAAATCGACACTGGACAGGCACCGGTTGAAGGCAAAGAACTTTTCTGGGTAAAAGATCCCGTAGACCTGTTTTTTTTGCATATTCAGGGTTCCGGCCGGATTTCCACCGAAGATGGCGAGCGGGTAATGGTCAACTATGCCGATCAGAACGGGCATCCCTACCGTTCTATCGGGCGATTACTTCTTGAATCAGGAGCCATGACCAGAGATCAGATGTCCGCGCAAAATATTAAGGCCTGGGGCCGGCGCAACCCGGATAAGGTGATGAAACTTTTAGGAGAAAATCCCAGCTATGTTTTTTTTCGTTCTGCTGAACAGGACCTGACGAGTCCCCCCGGCGCCCTTGGTTATCCATTGACCCCCGAACGCAGCCTGGCGGTCGACCCGACAACCATTCCTCTCGGTGCTCCGGTCTTTATCGCCACCACTTGGCCGAACAGCCAAAGTCCTCTGCACCGATTGATGGTAGCACAGGACACCGGTGGGGCGATCAAGGGGGCTGTGCGAGCCGACTTTTTCTGGGGTCTCGGTAACGAAGCCGGAGCGAAAGCGGGCCGAATGAAACAAGATGGAAGGTTATGGGTTCTTTTGCCAAGAGCTGACTAAACGGCTGAGCCTTTATACATTGATGAAGAACTTGCTTTTGACCGCCGCTCATGATATCGCTGATATCTGCAAAGCAGGTCTGCTGTTCAAGACTGGCATTATTTATGTATATTCCTATATTTAAGTTGATCTTAGAATGGGCCCATACCACATCGGCCACAATGACCATGTATCAGCTGTTGCAATAGTCATACGATCATTCATTGTCTTACATTTACTCCAAGCCCCCCTCTTACTCTAGTAATAGTGTAATTACCATGACCAAATATCACGATATCTACCGAGCCGCTCTGGCCAAATGGGGTGAAGAGGCCCAATACGACCAGGCGGTCGAAGAGTGTGCCGAATTGATAACCGCTTTGAAGCATTTCAAAAGGGACAAGGTCGGGCGACAACAAATTGTCGACGAACTTGCCGATGTTGCCTTAATGGTCGGTCAACTATCCTACATGTTGGGCGAGGATACGGTAGAAAGAGCTATCGAATCCAAAATCCTGAAGCTTAAAAAGCTACTTGCTCCCGATAATTAGACTGAACAATCATGACACCCTTTGCCTATTTTCCCACTCCGCAGTTTTCCGCCAAAATGGAGAAAATTCAGAAGTCGGATCCCCCCGGTTATCGTCGAATTCTTCAGGTTATCGAGAGACTATTGATCTATCCGAGCGATGCGGATGGTCAAATGCGTGGCGTTCACCACGGTCGACTTAAAAAATACGTTGGTCGCCGGGACTATCGACTCATCTACGAGTGGTGTCAAATATGTCGAAAAAAGAGCCGCCGTATGGCGAAGCAGTGCAACCACTGCATCAAAGTCCCAGATCACAGTGTTATTTTTTTTGACATCTATCATAAAAATGAACTGGCCCATCTGAAACATATCTAAATCCTTTTCTCAAAGTTGGAACTGCAGTTGGTTCCAGGTATGATTTCAGACAAAGATTTCTATCCATTTTTTTAAGAAAGAGACTAGGATGCTGGATTTGTTACGTAAACGACGCAGCGTGCGCCGTTTTCTGGAACGCCCGATCGAGGCAGAGAAGGTCGAACTCCTGATTGAAGCCCTGCTTAGATCCCCCTCGTCTAAAGGACGTAATCCCTGGGAGTTCATCATCGTAACCGACCCCGAACAGCGCGCCAAGCTGGCAGCAGCCAAACCGAGGGGAGGTTCCTTTGTTGCCAATGCGCCTTTGGCGATCGTCGTTTGCGCCGATCCCGACAAATGCGATGTCTGGGTAGAGGATTGTTCCATCGCGGCAATTATTCTACAGCTGGCCGCATTAGAGCTGGGACTCGGTAGCTGCTGGTCCCAAATTAGAAAACGCAACCATATCGATGGCGACCCGTCATCGGACTATTTGTGTCAACAACTCAACCTTCCTGATCGATACGAAGTTGAGGCAATAATCGGCATCGGTTATCCTTTAGAAGAAAAAGCCGGTCATGACAAAAACAGTCTGGCATACAACAAAATACACAGAAATGTTTTTGGAAGTTAATGTCGACAAGTTCCAAACAAGGACAACTATTTACAATCCATAGTTAATGTAGTTTCTTGGCTTTACTCTTTGGTCTGGAGGCAACTATTATGACAGTCGTCAAAGATACCCACAGCAAAGTTATCGGTTACATTCTCTGGCTTTTTGGTTTTACCGGATCGCATCGTTTCTATTACGGAAAGCCTATCTCCGGGACGATCTACTTCTTCACCTTTGGTCTGTTGCTTATCGGCTGGATTGTCGACCTCTTTTTGATTCCCTCCATGGACCGGAAGGCGGATTTGCGATTTGAAGCGGGCAGGGCAGACTACAATATCGCATGGATTTTGTTGGTCTTTTTCGGCATTTTTGGAATTCACCGTTTCTATCTAGGCAAATGGATCACCGGTATCATTTATTTGCTTACGGGTGGATTTTTCCTGGTGGGCGTGCTTTATGATTTTTGGACCCTGAACACCCAGATATCAGAAGTTAATCGTCAAACCTGACCAGGAGTTGTTGTTTGCACATCTATAGAGAGGAACAAATACCATGAACCTCGACAAGGATCGTGGGTGTTTTGTTTGCGGTCCTGATAATTCCATGGGCCTGCAGGCAGTTTTTTCTTGCGATAAAGAGTCGAAGCAATCCTTCTGTCGATTGACCATCGAAGACAACTTTCAGGGCTGGCACTCTATAGTCCATGGCGGCATCATCGCCTCCTTGCTTGACGAAGCCTGCATTTACGCGGGGCGGGCCTTGGCGGAGACCCTAGTAACTGCTGAATTGTCCGTGCGTTATCGCAAACCTGTTCCCGTGGGGCAAGAGGTTGTCATCACCGGGAAAGTTCTGGAAAAGCGCCGGAAGGTTTTAAAAGTTAAATCGTGCCTTGAGCTTAACGGTGAAATTCATGCCGAAGCGGAAGGCAGGGTCTTCTTGGTTGATTGAAGAAGATGCCGTTGGATGACGCTAAACTGACAGTAGTTTTTGCTCATGGCAAAGAAAGTGGCCCCTGGGGGACTAAAATCACTTTGTTGGCCGGGATCGCCAAGGAGCACGACTGTCATGTTGAGAGTGTCGACTTTAGAGGAGTCAGCGACCCGGACGTTAGGGTCAGCATCTTAAAAGCCTTTCTTGCCAAACTGCAGGGCCCCTTTTTCCTGGTCGGCTCCAGCATGGGGGCTTACGTTGTCACCGTAGCCTCCGCCACGTTTTTTCCCACAGCCATGTTGCTGTTGGCCCCTGCGGTTTATCTGTCCGGTTATGCCGAACAAAATCCTACCCCATTTGCCGGGCAAACAGTTGTCGTACATGGCTGGCATGATCAGGTTGTGCCGGTAGACAATGTCCTGCGTTTCTGCCGTGAACATTCCATCGAGTTACATGTTCAACCCGATGGTCATCAGCTTTTGGGTTCCCAACTTCAGATTAAGTTGTTGTTCCGGGAAATGCTGCAACATGTTCTCTGCCGTTTCTAAAACCCACACCTTAACACCACCTGTTTCCACTTTTTTCGCACCCCTTTACATCCGCTGAATCGTACCTGGTTTATATGCGGGTATTTGCCAGGTTACAAAAATTGACGGGAACTTTTCATCTTCCCGGGGTCTTGAGTTCGACAAACAAGATTTGTCCATTGCATAATATCAACGGGCCGTCTATATTTAGTTGTTTTTGTTACATAATTGACTTGTTGGTTTGGCTTGGTGCCAGCTTTGCTCCGAATTGGAGCGGTTCGTGGAAAAGCCAAAGGGGAGAGCTTGATGCTGCAGCGGTTACAGTTATGGAACGCCCTGGACAAACTTGATATTCGTAATGTCGGGCGATTCATGTTGCTTAGCTGTCTCGTCGGCATGGTGTCGGGAATCGGTGCAGTAGCCTTTTATGTAGTGACCAATTTTAGCGAGTTTTGGATTCTTGACCAGTGGGCAGGATTTCACCCGCCGATGGGGGAGGGGGCTTCCGCCTCAGAAGGCGATTTCATCAACTCTTTGTTTGTACCTCATCGATGGTTCTTGTTTCTTGTTCCTGCCGTGGGTGGGCTATTTTCCGGATGGCTGGTCTTTACCTTTGCTCCAGAAGCTGAGGGGCACGGTACGGACGGAGCCCTTGATTCCTTTCACAACCAAAAAGGGCGCATTCGGGCCAGGGTCCCCTATGTCAAAGCCCTCGCTTCCATCGCCACCATCGCCACAGGCGGTTCGGCCGGTCGTGAGGGACCTATTGCCCAGATCGGAGCCGGCTTCGGCTCTTTTCTTGCGGATCGGCTTAAACTTGGAAATGTAGACCGACGCACTTTGCTTTTGGCCGGAATGGCCGGTGGTATCGGCGCCACTTTTCACGCGCCCCTCGGGGGAGCCTTGTTTGCCGTCGAGGTCCTCTACCAGGACCCCGAGTTCGAACACGAGGGGCTAATCCCCTGCATTATCGCATCTATAGTCGCCTATTCCTTTTTCGGCGTCATTACCGGTTGGAAACCGCTTCTAGCGACTCCCAATTTCCAGTTTCGCCATCCCTCAGAGTTAGTTTTTTATTTTGTACTGGCGATCCTTTGTGCGGTCATGGGTCGCCTTTACGTAAAAACTTTTTACGGCGTTCATGCCATGTTTGAGCGGCTCCATTTTCCCAAAGCTTTGAAACCTGCCCTTGGAGGTTTAATGCTGGGCCTCCTGGCGATGGCGGTGCCTCAAGTTCTTGGCTCAGGCTATGGCTGGGTTCAGGCCGCGCTGTATGGAAAAATGGCCTTGTGGTTGATGCTGCTGTTGGCTCTGGCCAAGATCGTGGCAACCAGTTTAACCATCTCCTCCGGTGGTTCAGGTGGGGTCTTTGCGCCAAGTCTTGTCATTGGAGCGATGGTCGGCGGCACGTTCGGAGCGGCCTCCCATGCTCTCTTTCCAACAATGATTCAGGACCCGCGGGTTTGCGTGTTGCTCGGCATGGCCGGTTTTTTTGCCGGCGTGGCCAACACGCCTATTGCCACCTTGATCATGGTCAGCGAATTGACCGGCAACTATGCTCTACTGGCGCCATTAATGCTGGTTTGCGTTGTGGCCATGGTCGTTTATCGGCGTAACACCATCTACCAAAAGCAAGTCCGCGGTCGGGTTGATTCTCCGGCTCACCTGGGAGATCTGGTGATTGATGTATTAGAGGGGATAACCGTTGGTGAGTTGGCTGAGTTGGGGCGAGAACCGACCCTGATTCCGGAAGGGATGCCGTTGAGGGCTATTCTGGAAAAAATGGCCGGAGCTGCTGGCGGCTACTATCCGGTCATCAATGATGACGGCCGTTTAAGCGGCATCTTTTCGGTCAATGATATTCGCCGTATTCTGCACGAAGAGATTCCCGCCGGCTTGATTCGTGCCCGCGATATCGCCATGTCTCGTGTTGTGACCACCAGTCCTTCCGAATCATTGACAGGGGTCATGAGAAAACTCTCTCTCCGGGGTCTGGAAGAAATTCCGGTTGTGGATGATGAAGATCCGGGCAAGGTATTGTTTATGCTCTCGCGCCGGGTCGTTTTGGCTCGCTACGCAAGCGAACTGGAACGGCAAAAAGGTGTCTTTGCGGAAGCCTGATCCCTTGGCAAGGCCTTGTCCTTAGATCGAGGTCTTGATGTCGGCTTCCACCGCAAATCGTTTGATTTTACGCGTCGTTGTTTTAGGAAATTCGTCGTCCCGCAAAGTAAAACGTTTAATGCGTTTGTAATCTGCCAGTCGCTGCCCCGCCTGTAATACCTCCTGACGAAGCAAGGATTCGACTGCGTCTTGATTGAGAGGTCTAATACCTTCTCTGGCGGCATAAGCATCGAGCGCATCCTGGTCCGGATAGATCTGCGCATGGACCTCTTCCGCGGTTGCATCGATTCGATGCCCATACACCATGACTTCAGCGATCAGTGGGCTTTTCAGTAGTTCGTTCTCGACCTCTTCGGGATAAACATTCTTGCCGTTGGGAGTGACAATCAGATTTTTCAAACGACCGCAAATATAAAGAAGCCCTTCCTCATCAAGACGACCCAGGTCACCGGTATGATACCAGCCATCCTTTATCGCTTCGGCCGTCGCTTGAGGTCTGCGATAATAGCCCTGCATTACATTGTCTCCCCGCACCAAAATTTCACCGACCCCCTCTTTATTCGGTGCATTAATTCGCACCTCGACCCCGGGGATGGATCGGCCGACACTTCCTAGTTTTTTTGCGCCAGGACATTCTACCGAAATAATGGGCGATGTCTCAGTGATCCCATATCCCTGGTGAAGAGTAAAGCCAAGCTTTTCCATGCCAAGAGCAATTTCAGGATCAAGTGCAGCACCGCCGCTGATGAAGGTCGGCGAGCAGCCGAGTTTCTTTCGCACCTTGGCGGCGATCAACGGGCGGGTCAATGACATACCGAAGAGGGTGCGCGCCAGGGGTTTCTCAGAAATATTCTTCATAATGCGATTGAAAAGCAGGCGGTAGACGGCCGGAACTCCCATGAAGTAGGTCGGCTGTACCTCCACCAGGTTCTGGGCTATTTTTTTTATGGACTCTGCAATAGAAACGGTCCCGCCCAGAGACAACGGGGCTAAAGTGCCTGCGACCTGTTCGAAGACATGGTTGATAGGCAAAAATGACAGGGTGTGCATCGTATGATCTGCCCCCATCTGAGGGATAGCATTCTCGATATTCGACACGATATTGCGATGACTGAGCATGGCTCCTTTCGAACGGCCTGTTGTCCCCGAAGTGTAAAGAATGACAGCTGTATCATCGGCGTCTCGACGAACCGCTGCGGGCAATTCGTCTTTCAGTAAATCGCTGAACAGGCTTAGGTCGCATCCTTTAGGTAAAATCGCATCAGGCGTCGCGCCGGCGCGGCCAATCCACCGTTCGCCTATATCGATACCTGCCATGTCTTGAATCTCGCGGCTTAAATATTCCAGCGGCTGCAGATCCTTATCCGGTATAGAAAACTGTTTCGCTAAATGACGCCATGCGGCGACTAAGGCCTTCAATTTTTCCTGCAGGGGAGGCTGCTTGTGCTTCACTGTATCCATGTCGAACAACACAACTCCCTTCAACTCCGACAGGTCACCAGCAATATCGGCAATAATTTCGAGAGCGGAAGGTTCACAGATCAGCAATCGGGCGCCGCAATCATCAAGAACGTGGCGCATTTCTGCACTTTTGAGGTCTTTGTCAACGGGAACCACAATACCCCCGCAGCGAAGAATGCCAAGATAGCTGCTTATCCAATAAGGCGAATTGCTGCCTAACAAAGCAATTCGGTCGCCAGGAACGACGCCCCTGGCCTGCAGCCCTGCAGCGATCTGACAAACGGTGATCCATAATTGTCGATAACTGGTCTCTTGCCAATGACCACATTCTTTGTGTCGAATAGCAACTTTATCCGAAAACTTCTTGCAGCTTGCTTCAATAAATCCGTCGATAGTTTTCACCGGCAGCACTCCTTCTTCTGTTCGCAGCAATGCGCATATCCTAGCCGTGACTTGAGGCAAGGCAAAGTAAAAAATTCTTAAAGAATGGTTTTCTGCCTGCAGTCGGCAGCAGGGCTTTTTACTTTACAAATGACAGCACCTTTTGTAGATTGAGAGGTCTTTGTGTAACACACTTTTGCTAGGAATACTAAGCCACTATGGATCAAAGCCGAATTCGTAATTTCTCCATTATCGCCCATATCGACCACGGCAAATCAACCCTGGCCGACCGCCTGCTTGAAGAAACTGGAGCCCTCTCCGACAGGGAAAAGACCAACCAGTTTCTTGACAAGCTCGACCTGGAAAGGGAGCGGGGCATCACCATCAAGGCCCAGGCGGTACGACTTAAGTATCGGGCTGATGATGGTCAGGATTATATCCTCAATCTTATCGATACTCCCGGCCATGTCGACTTCAGTTATGAAGTTAGTCGTTCTTTATCCGCCTGCGAGGGGGGGCTGTTGGTTGTGGACGCCTCCCAGGGGGTCGAGGCCCAGACTCTGGCCAATGTTTATTTGGCTATTGACCAGAACCTCGAAGTCTTTCCCGTGTTAAACAAAATAGATCTTCCCGGCTCTGAACCGGAGCGCATCAAGGAAGAGATCGAAGAGATCATTGGTTTAGACACCTCCGACGCAGTTGAAGCCAGTGCCAAGGAAGGCATCGGCATCCACGACATCCTCGAATCGATTGTTGCCAAAGTGCCGCCACCTGAAGGCAATCCGAATGCACCACTCAAGGCCCTGATCTTCGATTCCTGGTATGATTCGTACCAGGGTGTCATTGTGCTGGTGCGGGTAGTGGACGGCACCTTGCGTAAGGGAGATAAAATCAAGTTCATGGCTAATAATAAAAGTCATGAAATCTTGAAGATCGGTGCTTTTTCTCCCCATCCGGTCGAGTTACCCGAACTGGCAGCAGGGGAGGTCGGTTTTCTTATTGCCGGTATCAAGGTTCTTCATGATGCCAAAGTTGGTGATACGATTACTCACTTGAATCGTCCCGCTGAAAAGGCGCTGCCGGGCTTCAAAGAAGTTAAACCGATGGTCTTTTCAGGCCTCTATCCCATCGACAGCGGCGATTATGATTCCCTTCGTGACGCGATGGAAAAGTTGCGATTGAACGATTCGTCCTTTACCTTTGAACCGGAAAACTCCATGGCCCTCGGCTTCGGCTTCCGTTGCGGCTTTCTTGGCCTGCTGCACATGGAAATCATTCAGGAACGGCTTGAGCGCGAGTTCAATGTTGACCTGATCACCACGGCGCCGACCGTAAGTTACCAGGTGACGACGGTCAAAGGTGAGGAACTGATCGTCGACAGTGCCAACAAATTGCCTGAAGTCCAGTTTATTCAAGAGATCCGCGAGCCGTTTATCCTTGCCTCGGTTCATGTTCCTAACGAATTTGTCGGTGCGGTATTGGCGCTTTGTACAGAAAAGCGCGGTATTCAGCGGGAAATCAAGTATCTCACCGCTAATCGTGTAATGGTTGTCTATGAGCTGCCGTTGAATGAAATCGTTCTCGATTTCTTTGATCGCCTCAAATCGATCAGTCGTGGGTACGCCTCTCTCGATTACGAATTTATCGACTATCGCCCGAGCGATCTTGTCCGGCTCAACATTCTGGTCAACGGTGAAGTCGTCGATGCGCTGTCTCTCATCGTGCATCGAGATAAGGTTCAATTCAGAGGCCGTGAACTCGTAGCCAAAATGAAAGAGTTTATTCCTCGTCAACAATTTGAGGTAGCTATTCAGGCCGCTATCGGCAACAAGGTCGTCGCCAGAGTCAACGTCAAAGCCCTGCGTAAAGACGTTACCGCCAAATGTTATGGCGGCGACATCACCCGTAAGCGCAAACTGCTCGAAAAACAGAAAGAGGGTAAAAAGCGCATGAAGCAGGTTGGCAGTGTTGAACTTCCCCAAGAGGCCTTTTTGGCTATTCTTAAAGTGAAAGAGAAATAAGCATGTCTCTTATGTCACAGGACGGTAATGGTAAGAAACCCTGGTACCGCGAATATGGTGAAGCTCTGCTTTTCGCACTGATTCTTGCCTTGATCATTCGCACCTTTTTGTTTCAGGCTTTCAAAATACCTTCCGGATCCATGGAAGATACGCTGTTAATCGGTGACCATCTCCTGGTCAATAAATTTATCTACGGCACTCAATTGCCCTTCATGGAAGACCGTTTTCTTGCATTGCGAGATCCCGCGCGTGGAGATATTATCGTTTTTGAATTTCCGATGGATGCTGAAAAGTCCTACTTTCAGAGGCGGGACTTTATCAAACGGGTAGTCGGTATGCCCGGAGATCGAATCGAGGTGCGTAATAAGCAGGTTCTGGTCAATGGTGAACCCTACAAGTTGCCGCAAGAGATTCATAAAGAACTGGATATTATCCCGGGCAATATGCAACCAAGAGATTTCATGGGGCCGGTTGAAGTCCCCGATGGTCACTATTTTGTGATGGGTGATAACCGAGACCGGTCATTCGACAGTCGTTTTTGGGGGTTTGTTCCCGAAGGAAAGATTAAGGGATTGGCCTTTATCAAATATTGGTCCTGGAACAGGGAGAAAAATCTGCCAAGGTGGAATCGTATCGGCCGTCTTATCAATTAGGAGGCAGTTTAAATATCCATAAGGCAGCTTTAAATCCGTTTGTTTGGCCCGTATAGCCCGTCAGACTACCGGCGCCCTGAAGAAATCTCTGGTTTTGCCGTTGACCCCTTGGAAAGAATCTGATAAATTCGGATAAATTTGGCTGAACAAAATACCTTTTAAGTTGATCCGAGAGGTTAGCAAAGGTGGCAAGGCATTGGTACAACATACAAAAGTCAGTATATTCGAGTACCTTTTCGCTATCCGGCGAAGGGGTACTTTTTTTGTGTCCAATCTCTAACGAATAGGAGTATCGGCACATGGCCGTTCGGGAAACCATCATATTGGACCAGCCGGCGATAAACCGGGCTCTAACCCGCATTGCTCATGAAATACTGGAACGCAATAAGGGGACAGATGATGTAGCCCTCGTGGGGGTAGTTCGAGGCGGCGACCATCTAGCTCGGTGCTTGCAGCAGCGAATCCAGGATATTGAAGGGGTAGAGATACCTCTAGGTTCTCTAGACATCACCATGTACCGCGATGATCTCGCGTCCCGTGGTTCGCTTCCCGTTGAAAAAACTGACCTGCTTTTTCCCCTGGAAAATAAGCGCATCGTGTTAGTCGACGATGTACTTTTTACCGGACGTACCATTCGGGCCGCCATGGATGCTTTAATGGATATTGGCCGGCCCCGGTCCATACAGTTGGCTATTCTTGTCGATCGCGGGCACCGGGAACTCCCGATTCGCCCCGATTATATAGGTCGCAATGTACCGACCTCGGTATCGGAAAAAATCGTTGTTCAATTCAACGATGAAAACAATCCG
Protein-coding sequences here:
- a CDS encoding AMP-dependent synthetase/ligase; its protein translation is MLRTEEGVLPVKTIDGFIEASCKKFSDKVAIRHKECGHWQETSYRQLWITVCQIAAGLQARGVVPGDRIALLGSNSPYWISSYLGILRCGGIVVPVDKDLKSAEMRHVLDDCGARLLICEPSALEIIADIAGDLSELKGVVLFDMDTVKHKQPPLQEKLKALVAAWRHLAKQFSIPDKDLQPLEYLSREIQDMAGIDIGERWIGRAGATPDAILPKGCDLSLFSDLLKDELPAAVRRDADDTAVILYTSGTTGRSKGAMLSHRNIVSNIENAIPQMGADHTMHTLSFLPINHVFEQVAGTLAPLSLGGTVSIAESIKKIAQNLVEVQPTYFMGVPAVYRLLFNRIMKNISEKPLARTLFGMSLTRPLIAAKVRKKLGCSPTFISGGAALDPEIALGMEKLGFTLHQGYGITETSPIISVECPGAKKLGSVGRSIPGVEVRINAPNKEGVGEILVRGDNVMQGYYRRPQATAEAIKDGWYHTGDLGRLDEEGLLYICGRLKNLIVTPNGKNVYPEEVENELLKSPLIAEVMVYGHRIDATAEEVHAQIYPDQDALDAYAAREGIRPLNQDAVESLLRQEVLQAGQRLADYKRIKRFTLRDDEFPKTTTRKIKRFAVEADIKTSI
- the lepA gene encoding translation elongation factor 4; the encoded protein is MDQSRIRNFSIIAHIDHGKSTLADRLLEETGALSDREKTNQFLDKLDLERERGITIKAQAVRLKYRADDGQDYILNLIDTPGHVDFSYEVSRSLSACEGGLLVVDASQGVEAQTLANVYLAIDQNLEVFPVLNKIDLPGSEPERIKEEIEEIIGLDTSDAVEASAKEGIGIHDILESIVAKVPPPEGNPNAPLKALIFDSWYDSYQGVIVLVRVVDGTLRKGDKIKFMANNKSHEILKIGAFSPHPVELPELAAGEVGFLIAGIKVLHDAKVGDTITHLNRPAEKALPGFKEVKPMVFSGLYPIDSGDYDSLRDAMEKLRLNDSSFTFEPENSMALGFGFRCGFLGLLHMEIIQERLEREFNVDLITTAPTVSYQVTTVKGEELIVDSANKLPEVQFIQEIREPFILASVHVPNEFVGAVLALCTEKRGIQREIKYLTANRVMVVYELPLNEIVLDFFDRLKSISRGYASLDYEFIDYRPSDLVRLNILVNGEVVDALSLIVHRDKVQFRGRELVAKMKEFIPRQQFEVAIQAAIGNKVVARVNVKALRKDVTAKCYGGDITRKRKLLEKQKEGKKRMKQVGSVELPQEAFLAILKVKEK
- the lepB gene encoding signal peptidase I, with the translated sequence MSLMSQDGNGKKPWYREYGEALLFALILALIIRTFLFQAFKIPSGSMEDTLLIGDHLLVNKFIYGTQLPFMEDRFLALRDPARGDIIVFEFPMDAEKSYFQRRDFIKRVVGMPGDRIEVRNKQVLVNGEPYKLPQEIHKELDIIPGNMQPRDFMGPVEVPDGHYFVMGDNRDRSFDSRFWGFVPEGKIKGLAFIKYWSWNREKNLPRWNRIGRLIN
- the pyrR gene encoding bifunctional pyr operon transcriptional regulator/uracil phosphoribosyltransferase PyrR, producing the protein MAVRETIILDQPAINRALTRIAHEILERNKGTDDVALVGVVRGGDHLARCLQQRIQDIEGVEIPLGSLDITMYRDDLASRGSLPVEKTDLLFPLENKRIVLVDDVLFTGRTIRAAMDALMDIGRPRSIQLAILVDRGHRELPIRPDYIGRNVPTSVSEKIVVQFNDENNPTEVRVAKP